A window of the Glaciimonas sp. CA11.2 genome harbors these coding sequences:
- the rplE gene encoding 50S ribosomal protein L5 translates to MARLQEFYKNKIVADLVAKYAYKSAMEVPRILKITLNMGLSEAIADKKIIEHAVGDLTKIAGQKPVVTKARKAIAGFKIREGYPIGCMVTLRGAHMYEFLDRLVTVALPRVRDFRGVSGRAFDGRGNYNIGVKEQIIFPEIEYDKIDVLRGLNISITTTAKTDDEAKSLLAAFKFPFRN, encoded by the coding sequence ATGGCCCGTCTCCAAGAGTTCTATAAAAATAAGATCGTTGCTGATCTGGTAGCGAAATACGCTTACAAATCGGCAATGGAAGTTCCGCGTATTCTAAAGATCACCCTGAACATGGGTTTATCTGAAGCCATTGCGGATAAGAAAATCATTGAGCACGCTGTTGGCGATTTGACCAAGATTGCAGGTCAAAAGCCAGTTGTGACCAAGGCGCGTAAAGCGATTGCGGGTTTTAAAATCCGTGAAGGCTACCCAATTGGTTGCATGGTTACGCTTCGTGGCGCTCATATGTACGAGTTTTTGGATCGCCTGGTCACTGTCGCGCTACCGCGCGTTCGTGACTTCCGTGGTGTGTCCGGTCGTGCATTTGACGGTCGTGGAAACTACAATATCGGTGTGAAAGAGCAGATCATTTTCCCCGAAATTGAATACGACAAGATTGACGTATTGCGTGGTCTGAATATTAGTATTACGACGACTGCTAAGACCGACGATGAAGCAAAATCGCTTCTCGCCGCATTTAAATTTCCGTTCAGAAACTGA